In Bdellovibrionales bacterium, the sequence TCCTCGATCAAGTCTACAATCACTAAGACCAATCCCATCTAAGTCCCACCACAAAAATAGAGGCTCCGAAAGGAGCCTCTTGTCTTTCCATCGCCGCCCACACCAACCCAAACCCCTCAAAGAAAAGAAACACCCCCAAAAACCATCGATCACACCTCATAAAAAAGGGAGTCTCGTTACACTCAATCACCGCTCATAAAATACTCAAAAATAAAAAACTTCGGATACCAAAAGGCGAGTTCCGCTTCCCGCGGCCTGTCTGAGTCTTTTGGTGTCCGAAGTTTTTTATTTTTGAGTATTTTATGAGCGCGCGAGTTAGTTGTAACAGCGGAAGATGTCTTGCTTCATCCCCGCACCCTTAATCTTAAAGAACCAACCTTTTTCAAGATTTCCTTCGTAGAATGGACCAGCTTCAACACCGGGAATCACATCGCTGGTCTTCCCGTGAACCTGCTGGCAATCATCGATATTTTCACGAGGGATGATCACCTGTTGCCCATCAACACAAGTGAACGACATCTTTTCTCCGTCCATAGCAATACGGGCAGTCTCACCTGTGGCAAGGATTTTAAATTCGAGATTCGAAAGAGTCCCCTTGACCTCGAAACATTCATTCATTTGCTCAGCCTGATCAGGAATGACTTTAAACTGAATCATGCTGTGGATCGCATCGAAGGGATTGGTGAACAAAGTGGCCGCAGTCGGGAAAAGGATCAGTTTTCCCGAATTATTACCACACACCTGACGACTACTGCTAAATTGATCTAAACCTTGATCAGGCTTCATGCAACTTGTGATCTTTTCGACCGTGGATTTCCAACAGGTCTGTTCGAAGGCCACTTTACAAACTGCCGGCTTTTGAATGGGTGGAACGCCACCCGTAGGATCGCCATTTTTAGATTCATATCCAGGACCACCGCTATTACAGTGGACCGCAAACATGGCTATCATACTCAAAACGACTTTTCGTAAACGCATAAAAACCTCTATCTACCCTTCTTCATCGAGTTCGTCGTCACCGACCGAGCCCAAATTAAACTTTTCAATTCGGTACCGCATGGAACGGAAAGTAATACCTAACAGCTTTGCTGCTTTTTTCTTAGTTCCATTGGCCGCGTGAATGGCTTTAATGATCAATTCTTTTTCGATCTGACCGATAATTTTTTCTAAATCCACACCTTCTTCGGTGATTTCTATTCCTTCGCTGGAAACGATCTGTTTTCCGCCGCCCGTCGTCTTCACAAACGGAGGTAAGCTCTCAGGAATAATGGATGCACCCGCCTCAAGAGCTACGGTCCGCTCGATGATGTTCTCAAGCTCTCGAACATTCCCCGGGTAATCATAACTTTTAAGTATATTTAAAGCTTCTTGGCTGATGCCCGAAATCTTTTTATTCAAGCGCTCGTTATACTTCTTAAGAAAGTGTTTTGCCAACAACGGAATATCATCGCGGCGCTCGCGCAAACCCGGTGATCGAATTTGGATCACATTCAAGCGATAATATAAATCTTGACGGAAAGTGCCGTCTTTCACCATTTGCTCAAGATCGCGATTTGTTGCGGCAATGATGCGCACATTCACATGGGTATCTTCCGTAGAACCCACACGACGAATGACTCGCTCTTGGATCGCACGAAGCATCTTCACTTGAATGGTCAGAGGAAGCTCACCCACTTCATCTAAAAATAAAGTTCCGCTGTCAGCGGCTTCAAATAGACCCGCTTTATCGGCAATCGCTCCTGTGAAGGATCCTTTTTTGTGCCCGAACATTTCGGATTCCATAAGACTTTCGGGAATCGCCCCGCAATTCACAGATATAAAAGGCTTGTCTTTAAACATACCGTTATAGTGAATTGCTTTCGCGACCATTTCCTTCCCGGTTCCACTCTCCCCAGTCACCAAAATATTAGTTGGGGTCTCAGAAACGCGCTTAACCATGTCGTATATAGAATGCATGGCCGAAGAGTTACCTACCAGATTTTGAAAGCTATGATCTTTGGTCAACTCGCGCTTAAGGCTACGGTTTTCCATTTCGAAATTCTTACTGCGAAGAGCGTTAGAAATATTGATACGTACTTCATCGAGCTTAAATGGCTTGGTAATGTAATCATATGCGCCTAACTTCATTGCCTCTACAGCGGTTTCTGTAGTTCCAAACGCAGTGACTAAAAGAAAAAGAACATCGGGATAGTTATCTTTAACAAATTTTAATAACTCTAAACCGGTCACCTGAGGCATCTGCAAATCAGAAATCACCATTTCGAATGATTTCTTTTTGAGCATATCCATAGCCTGCTGACCATCTTCAACACAGGTGACATCATAGCCTTCTTTACGAAGCATGATGTTTAAAAACTCTCGAATGGACTCTTCATCATCCACAACTAATATTCGAGATTTCATCAGTATTCCTCCATGAATAGGATTTGAAACGTTCTTATATTCTCTGATGCCTAGACCTTATGTGCAAGGAGATACTTGCAGCCTTTAGTGAAGCCGGCCATAGGCCTGTTTTAACATCTTGAGAAAACTCTGGAGTAGAAATTCAAGATGGAGTGGAAAATGTGATGACCATCTCGGTCCACTCACCGTAATGACTTCGCACATCAACAGTGGCCTTGTGAGTTTCAAGAATCGAGTGCACGATGGCAAGACCTAGACCAGTTCCTTTGGATTTTGTTGTATGGAAAGGTTCAAAAATCTTATGAATGTGCTCAGGCTTAATACCCGTTCCGTAGTCTTTAATGGACAGCGTAATCTCTGCTTGTTTTTTTAACTGAATTTCCATTCGGCGACGCGGCTTTCCCTCCATCGCTTGTAGGCCATTAATGATTATGTTCCA encodes:
- a CDS encoding sigma-54 dependent transcriptional regulator — translated: MKSRILVVDDEESIREFLNIMLRKEGYDVTCVEDGQQAMDMLKKKSFEMVISDLQMPQVTGLELLKFVKDNYPDVLFLLVTAFGTTETAVEAMKLGAYDYITKPFKLDEVRINISNALRSKNFEMENRSLKRELTKDHSFQNLVGNSSAMHSIYDMVKRVSETPTNILVTGESGTGKEMVAKAIHYNGMFKDKPFISVNCGAIPESLMESEMFGHKKGSFTGAIADKAGLFEAADSGTLFLDEVGELPLTIQVKMLRAIQERVIRRVGSTEDTHVNVRIIAATNRDLEQMVKDGTFRQDLYYRLNVIQIRSPGLRERRDDIPLLAKHFLKKYNERLNKKISGISQEALNILKSYDYPGNVRELENIIERTVALEAGASIIPESLPPFVKTTGGGKQIVSSEGIEITEEGVDLEKIIGQIEKELIIKAIHAANGTKKKAAKLLGITFRSMRYRIEKFNLGSVGDDELDEEG